One Kineococcus aurantiacus genomic window carries:
- the lysS gene encoding lysine--tRNA ligase yields the protein MSEQTPAPPEDEFEDLPEQVRVRREKRDRILGSGREAYPVSVPRTTSLADLRARYAHLEAGEETTDEVGVTGRVVFLRGTGKLVFATLQEGDGTRLQVMVSRDGAGEEALASWKADVDLGDVVFVHGTVISSRRGELSVLADGWQMAAKSLRPLPVLHKELSEETRVRQRYVDLIVRETARENVRARSTVVRSVRRTLEDRGFLEVETPMLQTLHGGASARPFVTRSNAFDTDLYLRIAPELFLKRLVVGGIERVFEINRNFRNEGADSTHSPEFAMLEAYEAWGDYDSIAELTRTIVQEAAQAAFGSHVVTWADGTEHDLGGEWKQISMYPSLSESLGEEITPQTPRARLLELAEKLGISVDEARWTAGKLVEELWEHRLGDSLESPTFVRDFPVETSPLVRAHRSVPGVVEKWDLYVRGFELATGYSELVDPVVQRQRFVEQARLADLGDDEAMRIDEDFLRAQEHGMPPTGGMGMGIDRLLMALTGLGIRETITFPLVKPR from the coding sequence GTGAGTGAACAGACGCCCGCCCCGCCCGAGGACGAGTTCGAGGACCTGCCCGAGCAGGTCCGGGTCCGCCGCGAGAAGCGCGACCGGATCCTCGGCTCCGGCCGGGAGGCCTACCCGGTCTCGGTCCCGCGCACCACGTCGCTGGCGGACCTGCGGGCGCGCTACGCCCACCTGGAGGCCGGCGAGGAGACGACCGACGAGGTCGGCGTCACCGGCCGCGTCGTGTTCCTGCGCGGCACCGGCAAGCTGGTGTTCGCCACGCTGCAGGAGGGGGACGGCACCCGGCTGCAGGTCATGGTCTCCCGCGACGGGGCCGGGGAGGAGGCGCTGGCGAGCTGGAAGGCCGACGTCGACCTCGGCGACGTCGTCTTCGTCCACGGCACGGTGATCTCCTCCCGGCGCGGGGAGCTGTCGGTGCTCGCCGACGGCTGGCAGATGGCGGCGAAGTCGTTGCGCCCCTTGCCCGTCCTGCACAAGGAGCTGTCCGAGGAGACCCGCGTCCGGCAGCGCTACGTCGACCTCATCGTGCGCGAGACCGCCCGGGAGAACGTGCGCGCCCGCTCGACCGTGGTGCGCTCGGTGCGGCGCACGCTGGAGGACCGCGGGTTCCTCGAGGTCGAGACGCCCATGCTGCAGACCCTGCACGGCGGGGCCAGCGCCCGGCCGTTCGTCACGCGGTCGAACGCCTTCGACACCGACCTGTACCTGCGCATCGCTCCGGAGCTGTTCCTCAAGCGGCTCGTCGTCGGCGGCATCGAGCGCGTCTTCGAGATCAACCGCAACTTCCGCAACGAGGGCGCGGACTCCACGCACTCGCCGGAGTTCGCGATGCTCGAGGCGTACGAGGCCTGGGGCGACTACGACTCGATCGCCGAGCTGACCCGGACGATCGTCCAGGAGGCCGCCCAGGCCGCCTTCGGGTCGCACGTGGTGACGTGGGCCGACGGCACCGAGCACGACCTCGGCGGGGAGTGGAAGCAGATCTCCATGTACCCGTCGCTGTCGGAGTCCCTCGGCGAGGAGATCACCCCCCAGACCCCGCGGGCCCGTCTGCTGGAGCTGGCGGAGAAGCTGGGGATCAGCGTGGACGAGGCGCGCTGGACGGCCGGGAAACTGGTGGAAGAACTGTGGGAACACCGGCTGGGTGATTCCCTGGAATCCCCGACCTTCGTCCGCGACTTCCCCGTGGAAACGTCGCCGCTGGTGCGCGCGCACCGTTCCGTGCCGGGTGTGGTGGAGAAGTGGGACCTGTACGTCCGGGGTTTCGAGCTCGCCACCGGCTACTCCGAGCTGGTCGACCCCGTCGTGCAGCGGCAGCGCTTCGTCGAGCAGGCCCGCCTGGCCGACCTCGGCGACGACGAGGCCATGCGGATCGACGAGGACTTCCTGCGCGCCCAGGAGCACGGGATGCCGCCCACGGGCGGAATGGGCATGGGCATCGACCGCCTCCTCATGG
- the panC gene encoding pantoate--beta-alanine ligase produces the protein MSLTVTRTRTELAAARDALTGPVAVVMTMGALHAGHAELIRQARRRAASVLVTVFLNPLQFGPGEDLARYPRTLDEDLALAAEHGADVVFAPGPDVVYPDGDPGVRVAAGPLGEVLEGASRPGHFDGVLTVVAKMFHLTRADLAFFGQKDAQQLLLVRRMVRDLDLGVEVVAVPTVREADGLAMSSRNRYLTPFDREVALVLQRALRAGAAAAPEGPSAVRRAARDVLVAEPAARVDYLALVDPHDLADVREHYRGEALLAVAAKVGSTRLIDNLPLVVGRPDN, from the coding sequence GTGAGCCTGACCGTCACCCGCACCCGCACCGAGCTGGCCGCGGCCCGCGACGCCCTCACCGGGCCCGTCGCCGTCGTCATGACCATGGGTGCGCTGCACGCCGGGCACGCCGAGCTGATCCGGCAGGCCCGCCGCCGCGCCGCCTCGGTGCTCGTCACCGTCTTCCTCAACCCGCTGCAGTTCGGGCCCGGGGAGGACCTGGCCCGGTACCCGCGCACCCTCGACGAGGACCTGGCGCTGGCGGCCGAGCACGGCGCCGACGTCGTGTTCGCCCCCGGCCCCGACGTCGTCTACCCCGATGGCGACCCCGGGGTCCGGGTCGCGGCCGGCCCGCTGGGGGAGGTGCTCGAGGGCGCCAGCCGGCCCGGGCACTTCGACGGCGTGCTCACCGTGGTCGCCAAGATGTTCCACCTCACGCGCGCCGACCTGGCGTTCTTCGGGCAGAAGGACGCCCAGCAGCTCCTGCTGGTGCGGCGCATGGTGCGCGACCTCGACCTCGGGGTGGAGGTCGTCGCGGTGCCGACCGTGCGCGAGGCCGACGGCCTGGCCATGTCGAGCCGGAACCGCTACCTCACGCCCTTCGACCGGGAGGTCGCCCTCGTGCTGCAGCGGGCGCTGCGCGCCGGTGCGGCCGCCGCCCCCGAGGGCCCCTCGGCCGTGCGGCGCGCCGCGCGCGACGTCCTGGTGGCCGAGCCCGCCGCCCGCGTCGACTACCTCGCGCTGGTCGACCCGCACGACCTGGCGGACGTCCGCGAGCACTACCGGGGCGAGGCGCTGCTGGCCGTCGCCGCGAAGGTCGGCTCCACGCGCCTCATCGACAACCTGCCCCTCGTCGTGGGCCGACCGGACAACTGA
- a CDS encoding DUF2520 domain-containing protein yields the protein MNTAGRLDVAVVGAGRVGPVLGAALRAAGHRVTGVAARTRRDAERVEALLPDVPWIEPAQAFAADLVLLAVPDDTLGPLVADLAPHVRAGQLVVHTCGLHGLGVLDPAAQRGALPLALHPAMTFTGTSLDLQRLLGAAVAVTSSPVLAPVADALVREWGSTPVVVADADRPLYHAALAHGSNHLVTLVAQALDAARAAVGEDAGRVLRPLLQAALDNALRDGDEALTGPVARGDAGTVATHLRVLAAQDPATAATYAQLAGVAADRAQAAGRLTDTAAKAVRGALTAGEP from the coding sequence GTGAACACCGCGGGCAGGCTCGACGTCGCGGTCGTCGGAGCAGGCCGCGTCGGGCCCGTCCTGGGGGCCGCCCTGCGCGCCGCGGGACACCGCGTGACCGGCGTCGCGGCCCGCACCCGCCGGGACGCCGAACGCGTCGAGGCGCTGCTGCCCGACGTGCCGTGGATCGAACCGGCGCAGGCGTTCGCCGCCGACCTCGTCCTGCTCGCCGTCCCCGACGACACCCTGGGCCCGCTGGTGGCCGACCTCGCCCCGCACGTGCGCGCCGGGCAGCTCGTCGTCCACACCTGCGGCCTGCACGGCCTCGGCGTGCTCGACCCCGCCGCGCAGCGGGGGGCGCTGCCGCTGGCGCTGCACCCGGCGATGACGTTCACGGGCACCTCCTTGGACCTGCAGCGGCTGCTGGGGGCCGCCGTCGCCGTCACCAGCTCCCCGGTGCTGGCCCCCGTGGCCGACGCCCTGGTCCGCGAGTGGGGCTCGACGCCCGTCGTGGTGGCCGACGCCGACCGCCCGCTCTACCACGCCGCCCTCGCCCACGGCTCCAACCACCTCGTCACCCTCGTCGCCCAGGCCCTGGACGCCGCGCGCGCCGCGGTGGGCGAGGACGCCGGGCGGGTGCTGCGCCCGTTGCTGCAGGCCGCCCTGGACAACGCGCTGCGCGACGGCGACGAGGCCCTCACCGGCCCCGTCGCGCGCGGCGACGCCGGCACCGTCGCCACCCACCTGCGCGTCCTCGCCGCGCAGGACCCCGCGACGGCCGCCACCTACGCGCAGCTGGCCGGCGTCGCCGCCGACCGCGCGCAGGCCGCCGGCCGGCTGACCGACACCGCGGCGAAGGCCGTCCGCGGTGCACTCACCGCAGGAGAACCGTGA
- a CDS encoding NAD(P)H-dependent oxidoreductase: MIIVDKALQQRQAEGRPIRVALVGAGFMGRGFVNQVVNSVPGMELVAIANRTVSKARDAYEQAGVTGVVEADSAAAVDKAIAQGKPVVSGSYEAVVDAGQVEAVVEATGNTEYGAHVVVRAIEQGKHIVLLNAEVDGTAGLALRTRAEKAGVVYTGCDGDQPGVQMNLIRFVRSIGVTPLVSGNIKGLQDEYRNPTTQEGFAKQWGQDPYMVTSFADGTKVSFEQALVANAAGFSVEKRGMRGADHRGHVDELTTHYDVDQLKELGGVVDYVVGSKPGPGVYVLGTHDDPKQQHYLNLYKLGTGPLYSFYTPYHLCHFEVPLTVARAVLFADAAIVPGDEVKVEVVTTAKTDLAAGKEIDRLGGYDSYGVAETYAATKAQNLLPMGVAEGCVLKRDVKKDQVLTYDDVVLPQGRLIDALRLEQAALLKG; this comes from the coding sequence TTGATCATCGTCGACAAGGCGCTCCAGCAGCGCCAGGCCGAGGGGCGGCCCATCCGCGTCGCCCTCGTCGGCGCCGGGTTCATGGGCCGCGGGTTCGTCAACCAGGTCGTGAACTCCGTGCCCGGCATGGAGCTCGTCGCCATCGCCAACCGCACGGTGTCCAAGGCGCGCGACGCCTACGAGCAGGCCGGGGTCACCGGCGTGGTCGAGGCCGACTCCGCCGCGGCGGTCGACAAGGCCATCGCGCAGGGCAAGCCCGTCGTGTCCGGCTCCTACGAGGCGGTCGTCGACGCCGGCCAGGTCGAGGCCGTCGTCGAGGCGACGGGCAACACCGAGTACGGCGCGCACGTCGTCGTCCGGGCCATCGAGCAGGGCAAGCACATCGTCCTGCTCAACGCCGAGGTCGACGGGACCGCGGGCCTGGCCCTGCGCACCCGCGCCGAGAAGGCCGGTGTGGTCTACACCGGCTGCGACGGCGACCAGCCCGGCGTGCAGATGAACCTCATCCGCTTCGTGCGGTCCATCGGCGTCACGCCGCTGGTCTCGGGGAACATCAAGGGCCTGCAGGACGAGTACCGCAACCCCACCACCCAGGAGGGGTTCGCCAAGCAGTGGGGGCAGGACCCCTACATGGTGACGAGCTTCGCCGACGGCACCAAGGTGTCCTTCGAGCAGGCCCTGGTCGCCAACGCGGCCGGGTTCAGCGTGGAGAAGCGCGGCATGCGCGGCGCCGACCACCGCGGGCACGTCGACGAGCTCACGACGCACTACGACGTGGACCAGCTCAAGGAGCTCGGCGGCGTCGTGGACTACGTCGTGGGGTCCAAGCCGGGCCCGGGCGTGTACGTCCTCGGCACGCACGACGACCCCAAGCAGCAGCACTACCTGAACCTGTACAAGCTCGGCACCGGGCCGCTGTACTCGTTCTACACGCCGTACCACCTGTGCCACTTCGAGGTGCCGCTGACCGTCGCCCGCGCGGTCCTGTTCGCCGACGCCGCCATCGTGCCCGGTGACGAGGTGAAGGTCGAGGTCGTCACCACGGCCAAGACCGACCTCGCCGCCGGCAAGGAGATCGACCGCCTCGGCGGCTACGACTCCTACGGCGTGGCCGAGACGTACGCGGCGACCAAGGCGCAGAACCTGCTCCCGATGGGCGTCGCCGAGGGCTGCGTCCTCAAGCGCGACGTGAAGAAGGACCAGGTCCTGACGTACGACGACGTGGTCCTGCCGCAGGGGCGTCTCATCGACGCGCTGCGCCTGGAGCAGGCCGCGCTGCTGAAGGGCTGA
- the rfbC gene encoding dTDP-4-dehydrorhamnose 3,5-epimerase has translation MKITGTHIEGVAIVELEERADDRGFFARTFCREEFLAAGLNPAVEQCNLSYNHKAGTLRGMHTQVDPAPEAKLVRCTAGAIQDIIVDLRPGSPTRFQHVAVELTAENRTALYVPEYFAHGYLTLTDGAEVVYQVSQSYTPGTERGLRYDDPDLALPWAREVAVISDKDKSWTLLADGAELS, from the coding sequence GTGAAGATCACCGGGACCCACATCGAGGGCGTCGCGATCGTCGAGCTCGAGGAGCGCGCGGACGACCGCGGCTTCTTCGCCCGCACGTTCTGCCGCGAGGAGTTCCTCGCGGCCGGCCTGAACCCGGCCGTCGAGCAGTGCAACCTGTCCTACAACCACAAGGCCGGGACGCTGCGCGGCATGCACACGCAGGTCGACCCCGCGCCGGAGGCCAAGCTGGTGCGCTGCACCGCCGGCGCGATCCAGGACATCATCGTCGACCTGCGCCCGGGCTCGCCCACGCGGTTCCAGCACGTCGCGGTCGAGCTGACCGCCGAGAACCGCACGGCCCTGTACGTGCCGGAGTACTTCGCGCACGGCTACCTGACGCTGACCGACGGCGCCGAGGTCGTGTACCAGGTGTCCCAGAGCTACACCCCGGGCACCGAGCGCGGCCTGCGGTACGACGACCCCGACCTCGCCCTGCCCTGGGCGCGCGAGGTCGCGGTCATCAGCGACAAGGACAAGAGCTGGACCCTCCTCGCGGACGGGGCCGAACTCTCTTGA
- a CDS encoding NAD-dependent epimerase/dehydratase family protein: MKIVVTGTEGYLGALLAPTLLESGHSVLGIDTGYYKQGWLYNGVTASVETLAKDIRHVTVEDLAGADAVVHMAELSNDPLGELIPDVTFTVNHKGSVRLAEVAKQAGVQKFVYMSSCSVYGVAEDTVDETSAVNPQTAYAECKALVERDVALLADDEFSPTFMRNATAYGASPRQRFDIVLNNLAGLAWTTGKIAMTSDGSPWRPLVHGLDIAKSIRAVLDAPREAVHNQIFNVGDSEQVYRVREIAEAVGRALPEAEITFGESNNGDNRSYKVNFDKIHSTLEGFRCDWNADKGAQQLVDVFKAIDLDEATFKGRGHTRLKQLEHLIRTEQLDKELFWKVAPTSGIAK; this comes from the coding sequence GTGAAGATCGTCGTCACCGGGACCGAGGGCTACCTCGGCGCCCTGCTCGCCCCCACCCTGCTCGAGTCCGGCCACTCGGTGCTCGGCATCGACACCGGCTACTACAAGCAGGGCTGGCTCTACAACGGCGTCACCGCCTCGGTCGAGACGCTGGCCAAGGACATCCGCCACGTGACCGTCGAGGACCTCGCCGGGGCCGACGCCGTCGTGCACATGGCCGAGCTGTCCAACGACCCGCTCGGTGAGCTCATCCCCGACGTCACGTTCACCGTGAACCACAAGGGGTCGGTGCGCCTGGCCGAGGTCGCCAAGCAGGCCGGCGTCCAGAAGTTCGTCTACATGTCGAGCTGCTCCGTCTACGGCGTGGCCGAGGACACCGTCGACGAGACGTCGGCCGTGAACCCGCAGACCGCGTACGCCGAGTGCAAGGCGCTCGTCGAGCGCGACGTCGCGCTGCTGGCCGACGACGAGTTCTCCCCGACGTTCATGCGCAACGCCACCGCGTACGGCGCCTCGCCCCGTCAGCGCTTCGACATCGTGCTGAACAACCTCGCGGGCCTGGCCTGGACCACGGGCAAGATCGCCATGACCTCCGACGGGTCGCCCTGGCGCCCGCTGGTCCACGGCCTGGACATCGCCAAGTCGATCCGCGCCGTCCTCGACGCCCCGCGCGAGGCCGTCCACAACCAGATCTTCAACGTGGGCGACTCCGAGCAGGTCTACCGCGTCCGCGAGATCGCCGAGGCCGTCGGCCGGGCCCTGCCCGAGGCCGAGATCACCTTCGGTGAGAGCAACAACGGCGACAACCGCTCGTACAAGGTGAACTTCGACAAGATCCACTCCACGCTCGAGGGCTTCCGCTGCGACTGGAACGCCGACAAGGGCGCCCAGCAGCTCGTCGACGTCTTCAAGGCGATCGACCTGGACGAGGCCACGTTCAAGGGCCGGGGGCACACCCGCCTCAAGCAGCTCGAGCACCTCATCCGCACCGAGCAGCTCGACAAGGAACTGTTCTGGAAGGTCGCTCCGACCAGCGGGATCGCCAAGTGA
- a CDS encoding glucose-1-phosphate cytidylyltransferase yields MTESVAPGGTPVSEIPVVILCGGMGTRLREASEKLPKPLVDIGGRPILWHIMKLYSSYGFRKFVLCLGYKSDLIKRYFLDYRINAGDFTLNLSTQDAPTFHTNGVQEDWDVTFVETGLTTATAARIKRVEQHLTADKFVLTYGDGLGDVDILKTLRDHEAGGRLATVTAVHPSSRYGEMHVTGDTVTEFNEKPTLADGWVNGGFFVFDRAFADKYLEDDPDMMLEQKPLQTVARDGQLTVSQHEGYWLGMDTFREWTEFNKLWDSGKAPWKTWED; encoded by the coding sequence ATGACCGAGTCCGTTGCTCCCGGCGGGACGCCCGTCTCCGAGATCCCCGTCGTCATCCTCTGCGGTGGCATGGGCACCCGGCTGCGCGAGGCCAGCGAGAAGCTGCCCAAGCCGCTCGTCGACATCGGTGGCCGGCCGATCCTGTGGCACATCATGAAGCTCTACAGCTCCTACGGCTTCCGCAAGTTCGTCCTCTGCCTGGGCTACAAGAGCGACCTCATCAAGCGCTACTTCCTCGACTACCGGATCAACGCCGGTGACTTCACGCTGAACCTGTCGACCCAGGACGCCCCGACCTTCCACACCAACGGTGTGCAGGAGGACTGGGACGTGACCTTCGTCGAGACCGGCCTGACCACCGCGACCGCGGCCCGCATCAAGCGCGTCGAGCAGCACCTGACCGCCGACAAGTTCGTGCTGACCTACGGCGACGGCCTCGGCGACGTCGACATCCTCAAGACGCTGCGCGACCACGAGGCCGGCGGCCGCCTGGCCACCGTGACCGCCGTGCACCCCAGCTCGCGCTACGGCGAGATGCACGTCACGGGCGACACCGTCACCGAGTTCAACGAGAAGCCGACCCTGGCCGACGGCTGGGTCAACGGCGGGTTCTTCGTCTTCGACCGCGCCTTCGCGGACAAGTACCTCGAGGACGACCCCGACATGATGCTCGAGCAGAAGCCGCTGCAGACGGTGGCGCGCGACGGCCAGCTGACGGTCTCGCAGCACGAGGGCTACTGGCTGGGCATGGACACCTTCCGCGAGTGGACCGAGTTCAACAAGCTCTGGGACTCCGGCAAGGCCCCGTGGAAGACCTGGGAAGACTGA
- a CDS encoding glycosyltransferase, with translation MAKQLPATTDSGGRQRTRAVIDAYAAVFEEVHVVGFDAWPDWRAQLPGHVTVHEVGSPSPRPGAVLRGSVFAGKWFSPAIHRLLSVGVRARDVVHVDFPQMAVNVPADVHVDVLDLHNVESDLLERRLRSEHPRLRRALGLEVARFRRFEFAQARRARRVTACSRRDQEVLAAAGVESTFVPNGVLTGAGADPAPLRGEGRVLFVGAMDYGPNKASLRWFLDEVWPLVLRRVPDARFDVVGRGLAASHPRPAGEPAGVRFHSDVAAVDPFYDAADICVVPLLSGGGTKIKLVEALSRGRAVVTTSLGLEGLEEHAAAVRTADGAEAFAAALVDLLEHPEQVRALGAAGAQIGRGFSWESAMTPLRDLLSSIRS, from the coding sequence GTGGCCAAGCAGTTGCCGGCGACGACCGACTCCGGGGGGCGCCAGCGCACCCGCGCCGTCATCGACGCCTACGCCGCGGTCTTCGAGGAGGTCCACGTCGTCGGCTTCGACGCCTGGCCGGACTGGCGGGCCCAGCTGCCCGGGCACGTGACGGTGCACGAGGTCGGTTCGCCGTCCCCGCGGCCGGGGGCGGTGCTGCGCGGTTCGGTGTTCGCGGGCAAGTGGTTCTCCCCGGCGATCCACCGGCTGCTGTCGGTGGGGGTGCGCGCCCGCGACGTCGTGCACGTCGACTTCCCGCAGATGGCCGTCAACGTGCCCGCGGACGTCCACGTCGACGTCCTGGACCTGCACAACGTCGAGTCCGACCTGCTGGAGCGCCGCCTGCGCTCGGAGCACCCGCGGCTGCGGCGCGCGCTGGGGCTGGAGGTCGCGCGCTTCCGCCGCTTCGAGTTCGCCCAGGCGCGCCGGGCGCGGCGGGTGACGGCCTGCTCGCGGCGCGACCAGGAGGTCCTGGCGGCGGCGGGCGTGGAGAGCACCTTCGTGCCCAACGGCGTGCTGACCGGCGCCGGCGCCGACCCGGCGCCGCTGCGCGGGGAGGGGCGGGTGCTGTTCGTGGGGGCGATGGACTACGGCCCGAACAAGGCGTCGCTGCGCTGGTTCCTCGACGAGGTGTGGCCGCTGGTGCTGCGCCGGGTCCCCGACGCGCGGTTCGACGTCGTGGGCCGCGGGCTGGCGGCCTCGCACCCGCGGCCGGCGGGGGAGCCGGCGGGGGTCCGCTTCCACTCCGACGTCGCCGCGGTCGACCCGTTCTACGACGCCGCCGACATCTGCGTCGTGCCGCTGCTGTCGGGGGGCGGGACCAAGATCAAGCTGGTGGAGGCGCTGTCGCGGGGCCGGGCGGTCGTCACGACGTCGCTGGGGCTGGAGGGGCTGGAGGAGCACGCGGCGGCGGTGCGCACGGCCGACGGGGCCGAGGCGTTCGCGGCGGCGCTGGTGGACCTGCTGGAGCACCCCGAGCAGGTCCGCGCCCTGGGCGCGGCGGGGGCGCAGATCGGCCGCGGGTTCTCCTGGGAATCCGCCATGACTCCTCTGCGTGACCTGCTGTCGTCTATCCGTAGCTGA
- a CDS encoding glycosyltransferase yields the protein MRDVELVLVSYRSAHQISGLLDGLPADLPVVVVDNARNSDGVKEVVEARPHGRYVDSGGGKGFAKAANLGARTSTHEFVVFGNPDSRPTAQVLEALVEDVATDARCAASAATMVGVDGHVELGVGGWEPTVARALVHSSGLHKLLPKAGLYARPRPHEDITVDWTTGACMAVRRSTFLELGGFDEDFYVYNEDMAFGRAARDRGLHEKLRTDLLVPHSAGGSGAPSLEMLQLRGAAMSRYLSRYHSPATHKLLTLALASGYAVRTAQRRVLKQHDLAEQHWAYVRGVLTGTATVAGRVVMSR from the coding sequence GTGCGCGACGTCGAACTCGTCCTGGTCAGCTACCGCAGCGCCCACCAGATCTCCGGGCTGCTCGACGGGTTGCCCGCCGACCTGCCCGTGGTCGTCGTGGACAACGCCCGGAACTCCGACGGGGTCAAGGAGGTCGTCGAGGCGCGACCGCACGGCCGCTACGTCGACTCCGGCGGCGGCAAGGGTTTCGCCAAGGCCGCCAACCTCGGCGCCCGCACCTCCACCCACGAGTTCGTCGTGTTCGGCAACCCCGACTCCCGCCCCACCGCGCAGGTCCTGGAGGCCCTCGTCGAGGACGTCGCCACCGACGCCCGGTGCGCGGCCAGCGCCGCCACGATGGTCGGCGTCGACGGGCACGTCGAACTCGGCGTCGGGGGCTGGGAACCGACCGTCGCCCGCGCCCTGGTGCACTCCAGCGGGCTGCACAAGCTGCTGCCGAAGGCCGGGCTGTACGCCCGCCCGCGCCCCCACGAGGACATCACCGTCGACTGGACCACGGGTGCCTGCATGGCGGTGCGGCGCAGCACCTTCCTGGAGCTCGGCGGTTTCGACGAGGACTTCTACGTCTACAACGAGGACATGGCCTTCGGCCGCGCCGCCCGCGACCGCGGGCTGCACGAGAAGCTGCGCACCGACCTCCTCGTCCCGCACTCCGCGGGCGGCTCGGGCGCCCCGTCGCTGGAGATGCTGCAGCTGCGCGGGGCCGCCATGTCGCGGTACCTGTCGCGGTACCACTCCCCCGCGACGCACAAGCTCCTGACGCTCGCCCTGGCCAGCGGTTACGCCGTGCGGACCGCCCAGCGCCGGGTGCTCAAGCAGCACGACCTCGCCGAGCAGCACTGGGCCTACGTGCGCGGGGTGCTCACCGGGACCGCCACGGTCGCCGGGCGGGTCGTCATGTCCCGCTGA